From one Burkholderia pyrrocinia genomic stretch:
- a CDS encoding MFS transporter translates to MDTTVPSPAFPPALARVVATVSTGFVVTQLDVTIVNIALAHLAGDLHLPVAGLQWVVDAYTLAFAVLMLSGGALGDCFGARRLYVAGLVLFALASLACGAASAPAMLIAARALQGVGAAAMLPNSLALLNDACRHDPHLRARAVGWWTAAGSISIAAGPVVGGLLIAAWGWRGIFLVNLPLCAAGLAAAFAWVPARREVAARTRSIRALDLRGQLIAIAMLTALTGAVIEWRPLGFAHPVVAGGFALAALAALAFVAVESRTATPMLPLSLFRHRTFSAAVLFGICVNLTYYGTVFVLALYLQRARGESALQAGLAFLPLTGGFLLSNLASGRVVARHGPRVPMIAGALVAALGYGSLHFVDASTPLAVLLVPFLLIPLGMGFAVPAMTTAVLASVAPERAGIASAVLNTARQAGGAMGVAAFGALAGGGGAWQVVDGLRIETAVSVALLVIAALLATLVRPDAHRGASPAGRAVPAVD, encoded by the coding sequence ATGGATACGACCGTTCCCTCCCCCGCCTTCCCGCCCGCGCTGGCACGCGTCGTCGCGACCGTCAGCACCGGTTTCGTCGTCACGCAGCTCGACGTGACGATCGTCAACATCGCGCTCGCCCATCTCGCCGGCGACCTGCACTTGCCGGTCGCCGGCCTGCAGTGGGTCGTCGATGCGTACACGCTCGCGTTCGCGGTACTGATGCTGTCGGGAGGCGCGCTCGGCGACTGCTTCGGCGCGCGCCGCCTGTATGTCGCGGGCCTCGTGCTGTTCGCGCTTGCGTCGCTCGCGTGCGGCGCCGCGAGCGCGCCCGCGATGCTGATCGCGGCCCGCGCGCTGCAGGGTGTCGGCGCCGCGGCGATGCTGCCCAATTCGCTCGCGCTGCTCAACGACGCGTGCCGGCACGACCCGCACCTGCGTGCGCGGGCCGTCGGCTGGTGGACGGCCGCCGGCTCGATCTCGATCGCGGCCGGCCCGGTCGTCGGCGGCCTGCTGATCGCGGCGTGGGGCTGGCGCGGCATCTTCCTCGTGAACCTGCCGCTGTGCGCGGCGGGGCTCGCGGCCGCGTTCGCGTGGGTACCCGCACGCCGTGAGGTAGCCGCGCGCACCCGCTCCATCCGCGCGCTCGACCTGCGCGGCCAGCTCATCGCGATCGCGATGCTGACCGCGCTGACCGGCGCCGTGATCGAATGGCGGCCACTCGGCTTCGCGCACCCGGTCGTCGCCGGCGGCTTCGCGCTGGCGGCGCTCGCCGCGCTCGCGTTCGTCGCGGTCGAGTCGCGCACGGCCACGCCGATGCTGCCGCTGTCGCTGTTTCGCCATCGCACGTTCAGCGCGGCCGTGCTGTTCGGGATCTGCGTGAACCTCACGTACTACGGCACCGTGTTCGTGCTCGCGCTGTACCTGCAGCGCGCGCGCGGCGAATCGGCGTTGCAGGCGGGCCTCGCGTTCCTGCCGCTGACGGGCGGCTTCCTGCTGTCGAATCTCGCGAGCGGCCGGGTCGTCGCGCGTCACGGCCCGCGCGTGCCGATGATCGCGGGCGCGCTCGTCGCCGCGCTCGGCTACGGGTCGCTGCATTTCGTCGATGCGTCGACGCCGCTGGCCGTGCTGCTGGTGCCGTTCCTGCTGATTCCGTTGGGAATGGGTTTCGCGGTACCGGCGATGACGACGGCCGTGCTCGCGTCGGTCGCGCCCGAGCGGGCCGGGATCGCGTCGGCCGTGCTGAATACCGCGCGGCAGGCCGGCGGCGCGATGGGCGTCGCCGCGTTCGGCGCGCTCGCGGGCGGCGGCGGTGCGTGGCAGGTCGTCGACGGGTTGCGGATCGAAACGGCCGTGTCGGTCGCGCTGCTGGTCATCGCCGCGCTGCTCGCAACGCTGGTCCGGCCCGATGCGCATCGCGGCGCATCGCCCGCGGGTCGGGCGGTGCCGGCCGTCGACTGA
- a CDS encoding winged helix-turn-helix transcriptional regulator: MARQKSLADSPCPVARATDIVGDRWALLIVRDAFDGVRRFGDFRASLGVASNILSDRLRMLVDAGVFDVVPASDGTAYQEYALTKKGEGLFPVIVMLRQWGEANLFARGEPHSVLVDRDTGRAIRKLALRHDDGRPVKAADTVVRKVGDEAGATRR, encoded by the coding sequence ATGGCCAGGCAGAAGAGTCTTGCGGATTCGCCGTGCCCGGTGGCGCGGGCAACCGATATCGTCGGCGATCGCTGGGCGTTGCTGATCGTGCGCGATGCGTTCGACGGCGTGCGCCGCTTCGGCGATTTCCGCGCGAGCCTCGGCGTCGCGAGCAACATCCTGTCCGACCGGCTCAGGATGCTGGTGGACGCCGGCGTGTTCGACGTCGTGCCGGCGTCGGACGGCACCGCGTATCAGGAGTACGCGCTGACCAAGAAGGGCGAGGGGCTGTTTCCGGTCATCGTGATGCTGCGGCAGTGGGGGGAGGCGAACCTGTTCGCGCGCGGCGAGCCGCATTCGGTGCTGGTCGACCGCGACACGGGGCGCGCGATCCGCAAGCTCGCGCTGCGGCACGACGATGGCCGGCCCGTGAAGGCGGCCGACACGGTCGTGAGGAAAGTTGGCGACGAAGCGGGCGCGACGCGGCGGTGA
- a CDS encoding MFS transporter encodes MASSCHSSTVPSNAAHPAGDGRLSAASVALLAACCAASVANVYYAQPLLDSIARDFGVSQAAVGGVITATQLGCALALLFVVPLGDLLNRKRLIAVQLLLLTAACIGVAAASTRIALLAGMVAVGLLGTAMTQGLIACSAALAGAGERGRVVGAAQGGVVIGLLAARSLAGVVTDIAGWRAVYLVSGALAIAMLAVLSRMLPDTNGPRERIGYMALLRSMVSLLRDERVLRVRGAIALLMFAAFSIFWSALVLPLSAPPHSMSHTQIGAFGLVGALGAAAATRAGRLADRGRGEATTGAALALLACSWLPLAFANTSIALLIVGIVLLDVGGQAVHVVNQSMILGTRPDAHARLVGCYMLFYSAGSGLGAIASTMMYARAGWTGVCALGAVVSVAALGVWAATLRRA; translated from the coding sequence ATGGCGTCTTCCTGTCATTCAAGTACCGTTCCGTCGAACGCAGCGCATCCGGCCGGCGACGGCCGCCTGTCCGCGGCGAGCGTCGCATTACTGGCCGCCTGCTGTGCGGCGAGCGTCGCGAACGTCTACTACGCGCAGCCGCTGCTCGATTCGATCGCGCGGGATTTCGGCGTGTCGCAAGCCGCGGTCGGCGGCGTCATCACGGCCACGCAGCTCGGCTGCGCGCTCGCGCTGCTGTTCGTCGTGCCGCTCGGCGACCTGCTGAACCGCAAGCGGCTGATCGCCGTGCAGCTTCTGCTGCTGACGGCGGCCTGCATCGGCGTGGCGGCGGCATCGACGCGCATCGCGCTGCTGGCGGGGATGGTCGCGGTCGGGCTGCTCGGCACCGCAATGACGCAAGGGCTGATCGCGTGCTCGGCGGCGTTGGCCGGCGCCGGCGAACGCGGGCGCGTGGTGGGCGCCGCGCAGGGTGGCGTCGTGATCGGGCTGCTGGCCGCGCGCTCGCTGGCCGGCGTCGTCACCGATATCGCCGGCTGGCGCGCGGTCTATCTCGTCTCGGGTGCGCTCGCGATCGCGATGCTCGCCGTGCTGTCGCGGATGCTGCCCGACACGAACGGACCGCGCGAACGCATCGGTTACATGGCGCTGCTGCGATCGATGGTGTCGCTGCTCCGCGACGAACGCGTGCTGCGCGTGCGCGGTGCGATCGCGCTGCTGATGTTCGCGGCGTTCAGCATCTTCTGGAGCGCGCTCGTGCTGCCGCTGAGCGCACCGCCGCATTCGATGTCGCATACGCAGATCGGCGCGTTCGGCCTCGTCGGCGCACTGGGCGCGGCGGCGGCCACGCGCGCAGGCCGGCTCGCCGATCGCGGGCGGGGCGAAGCGACGACCGGCGCCGCGCTCGCACTGCTCGCGTGCTCGTGGCTGCCGCTCGCGTTCGCCAATACGTCGATTGCGCTGCTGATCGTCGGCATCGTGCTGCTCGACGTCGGCGGGCAAGCCGTCCACGTCGTCAACCAGAGCATGATTCTCGGCACGCGGCCCGACGCGCATGCGCGCCTCGTCGGCTGCTACATGCTGTTCTACTCGGCCGGCAGCGGGCTCGGTGCGATCGCATCGACGATGATGTATGCGCGCGCCGGATGGACCGGCGTCTGCGCGCTCGGCGCGGTCGTGAGCGTGGCCGCGCTCGGCGTGTGGGCCGCGACGCTCAGGCGCGCGTGA
- a CDS encoding glycosyltransferase family 4 protein produces the protein MSQSSRPIKSLQIGMHWFPERAGGLDRMYYSLVGALPGAGVEVRGLVAGSPKVADDTGGAIQGFGPASQTLARRMLAARRALREEIRSERPDVISSHFALYTFPGLDVTRGIPQVSHFQGPWADESQVEGAASLGQRAKRYLEQAVYTRSSRLIVLSQAFGQILTNRYGIEPSRVRVIPGCVDTAQFDTPLTPAEARHKLQLPQDRPIVLAVRRLVRRMGLEDLIDAIGLVKHRHPDVLLLIAGKGKIGEELQQRIDAAGLQDNVKLLGFVPDHHLAALYRAATVSVVPTVALEGFGLITVESLASGTPVLVTPVGGLPEAVAGLSSDLVLPSTGADAIAEGLGGALSGAIALPDEAACKRYARDHFDNAVIARRVAGVYEEAIQAAG, from the coding sequence ATGTCCCAATCTTCCCGGCCGATCAAATCGTTGCAGATCGGCATGCACTGGTTCCCCGAACGTGCGGGCGGCCTCGACCGGATGTATTACTCGCTCGTCGGCGCGCTGCCGGGCGCGGGCGTCGAGGTGCGCGGGCTCGTCGCGGGCTCGCCGAAGGTCGCCGACGACACGGGCGGCGCGATCCAGGGCTTCGGTCCCGCGTCGCAGACGCTCGCGCGCCGGATGCTCGCCGCGCGGCGCGCATTGCGCGAGGAGATCCGCAGCGAGCGGCCGGACGTGATTTCGTCGCACTTCGCGCTGTACACGTTCCCGGGCCTCGACGTGACGCGCGGGATTCCGCAGGTGTCGCACTTCCAGGGGCCGTGGGCCGACGAAAGCCAGGTCGAGGGCGCCGCGTCGCTCGGGCAGCGCGCGAAGCGCTATCTCGAACAGGCCGTCTATACGCGCTCGTCGCGGCTGATCGTGCTGTCGCAGGCGTTCGGCCAGATCCTGACGAACCGCTACGGAATCGAACCGTCGCGTGTGCGCGTGATTCCCGGCTGCGTCGATACCGCGCAGTTCGACACGCCGCTCACGCCCGCCGAGGCGCGGCACAAGCTGCAACTGCCGCAGGACCGGCCGATCGTGCTGGCCGTGCGCCGGCTCGTGCGGCGCATGGGGCTGGAGGACCTGATCGACGCGATCGGCCTCGTCAAGCACCGTCACCCGGACGTGCTGCTGCTGATCGCCGGCAAGGGCAAGATCGGCGAGGAGCTGCAGCAGCGCATCGACGCGGCAGGGCTGCAGGACAACGTGAAGCTGCTCGGTTTCGTGCCCGACCATCATCTCGCGGCGCTGTACCGCGCGGCGACGGTCAGCGTCGTGCCGACGGTCGCGCTCGAAGGCTTCGGGCTGATCACCGTCGAATCGCTCGCGTCCGGCACGCCCGTGCTGGTCACGCCGGTCGGCGGGCTGCCGGAGGCGGTTGCCGGGCTGTCCAGCGATCTCGTGCTGCCGTCGACCGGCGCGGACGCGATCGCGGAAGGGCTTGGTGGCGCGCTGTCGGGCGCGATCGCGCTGCCCGACGAGGCCGCGTGCAAGCGTTATGCGCGCGATCATTTCGACAACGCGGTGATCGCGCGGCGCGTCGCCGGCGTGTACGAAGAGGCGATCCAGGCGGCAGGCTGA